In Candidatus Eisenbacteria bacterium, a single window of DNA contains:
- a CDS encoding nodulation protein NfeD encodes MGLLGCSLLLTAAFPEPAGEPDRIPGDIYWITLHQVIDPVAAEFLDSSLNKASEGGGAALGISLDTPGGLDTSMRQMVKTILASPIPIIVYVSPSGSRAASAGLFIAMASHIAAMAPGTNMGAAHPVGIGVGGEMDTVMSEKVTNDAVAYIRSIAEKRGRNADWAEEAVRRSVSLSAEEALRENVIDLIAENRRALIDSLDGRWIVTATAEGILQTEGAEIIELEMGLRERILSIISNPNIAYVLFLMGLMGLFFELSHPGSLLPGILGSICLILAFFAFQTLPVSAAGILLIILAIILFILEIKVTSYGALTIGGVVSLVLGSIMLFPSSIPSLRVSLGVLIPAVVMVSAFFIFAIGMGLRAQRRRKTTGADGLVGEIGKARTVIHREGKVFVHGEIWNAVSPNPIPEATPVRVVRVEGLRIHVEPAREED; translated from the coding sequence ATGGGTCTGCTGGGTTGTTCATTACTCCTCACCGCGGCTTTTCCCGAGCCCGCGGGAGAGCCTGATCGGATTCCAGGCGACATTTATTGGATAACATTGCATCAGGTGATCGACCCCGTCGCTGCCGAATTCCTCGATTCCTCATTGAATAAGGCCAGTGAAGGGGGGGGCGCCGCCCTGGGTATCTCCCTCGATACACCGGGGGGACTGGATACTTCGATGCGGCAGATGGTGAAGACGATCCTCGCATCCCCGATCCCGATTATCGTCTATGTCTCACCATCGGGCTCCCGCGCTGCATCGGCCGGTCTCTTCATTGCCATGGCCTCCCACATCGCCGCCATGGCGCCGGGGACAAATATGGGCGCGGCGCATCCCGTGGGTATCGGCGTTGGCGGAGAGATGGATACGGTGATGTCGGAGAAGGTCACGAATGATGCTGTCGCCTATATTCGATCGATCGCGGAAAAACGGGGCCGTAATGCCGATTGGGCGGAGGAGGCGGTGCGCCGAAGCGTCTCGCTCTCAGCGGAGGAGGCGTTGCGCGAAAATGTGATCGATCTCATTGCTGAGAACCGCAGGGCCCTCATCGATTCTTTGGATGGCCGGTGGATTGTGACGGCGACGGCGGAGGGGATCCTCCAGACGGAAGGGGCGGAGATTATTGAATTAGAAATGGGTCTTCGGGAGAGAATCCTCTCCATTATCTCGAACCCGAACATCGCCTATGTCCTTTTCCTTATGGGATTGATGGGTCTCTTCTTTGAACTCTCACACCCCGGTTCACTCTTGCCCGGCATCCTCGGCTCGATTTGTCTCATCCTCGCCTTTTTTGCCTTTCAAACACTGCCGGTGAGCGCGGCCGGCATCCTTCTCATCATTCTGGCGATTATACTTTTTATTCTGGAGATCAAGGTCACGAGTTATGGTGCCTTGACGATTGGAGGCGTTGTGTCTCTGGTTTTAGGATCTATCATGCTCTTTCCATCATCGATTCCGTCACTCAGGGTTTCCCTCGGAGTTCTCATCCCGGCCGTCGTCATGGTCTCAGCCTTCTTTATCTTCGCGATAGGAATGGGATTGAGGGCGCAACGCCGCCGTAAGACGACGGGGGCGGATGGTCTTGTCGGCGAGATCGGGAAAGCGCGGACCGTTATTCATCGTGAGGGTAAGGTTTTTGTACATGGGGAGATCTGGAATGCCGTGTCGCCAAACCCGATCCCGGAGGCGACCCCGGTGCGGGTAGTAAGAGTGGAAGGATTGCGGATTCATGTAGAACCCGCCAGG
- a CDS encoding proline dehydrogenase family protein, translated as MSLWDQLVVRSLPFVPRPLVGYFSRPYIAGQMMDEALKSVHQLNQEGFMATLDILGEGVADVSQTRVTRDEYLQLINRIPERRLDANVSIKLTALGLNLDKGLCLENLRVLVKRAAELNSFIRIDMEDITTTDATLEIHRILAAEFPGHVGVAFQAYLRRSVADAAGLIRMKANIRLCKGIYVEPYAAAYRDPEIIRRNFIELLEMQLKGGMYVGIATHDEILVWESERLIRRLGLGREQYEFQMLLGVAEKLRRTILDAGHRLRVYVPYGQSWYAYSVRRLRENPRLAGLVAQRALGLSPKG; from the coding sequence ATGAGTCTCTGGGATCAATTGGTAGTCCGGTCGCTTCCCTTTGTGCCGCGCCCTCTCGTTGGGTATTTTTCCAGACCCTACATCGCCGGCCAGATGATGGATGAGGCGCTAAAGTCGGTTCATCAACTGAATCAGGAAGGATTTATGGCGACCCTCGATATCCTGGGCGAGGGTGTGGCGGATGTTTCACAAACACGAGTGACGCGGGATGAATATCTTCAGCTCATCAACCGGATTCCAGAGCGCCGGCTGGATGCCAATGTCTCGATCAAATTAACCGCCCTTGGTTTGAATCTGGACAAAGGGCTTTGCCTGGAGAATCTTCGTGTTCTTGTGAAGAGGGCGGCGGAATTGAACAGCTTCATCCGCATTGATATGGAGGATATCACCACCACAGATGCGACGCTCGAGATACATAGAATTCTCGCTGCCGAATTTCCGGGGCATGTGGGTGTCGCCTTTCAGGCTTACCTTCGCCGGAGTGTCGCCGATGCAGCAGGGTTGATCCGGATGAAGGCCAATATCAGATTGTGCAAGGGCATCTATGTTGAGCCTTACGCCGCCGCTTATCGCGATCCAGAAATCATCCGGCGCAATTTCATCGAACTCTTGGAAATGCAGCTAAAGGGTGGCATGTATGTCGGCATCGCGACACATGATGAGATCCTGGTCTGGGAATCGGAGCGGCTGATTCGCAGACTCGGCCTTGGAAGGGAGCAATACGAATTCCAGATGTTGCTCGGGGTCGCCGAAAAGCTGCGCCGCACCATTCTCGATGCCGGCCATCGGCTGCGTGTTTATGTTCCCTACGGTCAAAGCTGGTATGCTTATTCCGTCCGCCGCCTCAGGGAGAATCCCCGCCTCGCCGGTTTAGTCGCGCAACGGGCTCTCGGTCTCTCACCGAAGGGGTGA
- a CDS encoding flavin reductase family protein codes for MNARTGVKTIDPAGLEPRQLYTLHTELLLPRPIAWISTVSKTGFNNLAPFSFFGGVTSNPPLMGVGIGKGREGGEKDTLKNILDTGEFVINMVDASLIEQANMTAAEFPAHVDEFQIADLTAVPSVKVRPPRVEESPVSMECRVEKILEVGAGPSHFVIGQAILFHIRRDLWDRGNLKKEAYLPIARLGGTAYAHLGEIFHLPRPDATRLMDMQGLKRKTKK; via the coding sequence ATGAACGCCAGAACCGGAGTCAAAACCATTGACCCCGCCGGATTGGAACCGAGGCAACTCTATACTCTGCATACCGAGCTGCTGCTTCCCCGCCCTATTGCGTGGATATCGACGGTGAGTAAAACCGGGTTTAACAATCTTGCACCTTTTTCTTTTTTCGGCGGAGTGACTTCGAATCCACCCCTCATGGGTGTGGGTATCGGCAAGGGCCGGGAGGGCGGGGAGAAGGATACGTTGAAGAACATCCTGGATACGGGTGAGTTTGTGATCAATATGGTGGACGCTTCCCTCATCGAACAAGCCAATATGACAGCGGCCGAATTCCCAGCGCATGTCGATGAGTTTCAAATCGCCGATTTGACGGCGGTGCCGTCGGTCAAGGTCAGACCCCCGCGCGTGGAGGAAAGCCCGGTCTCCATGGAGTGCCGGGTCGAAAAGATATTAGAGGTGGGGGCGGGGCCATCGCATTTTGTGATCGGTCAAGCGATACTCTTTCATATCCGCAGGGATTTATGGGACCGGGGAAATCTCAAGAAGGAGGCTTACCTGCCGATCGCCCGTCTTGGCGGAACCGCCTATGCCCACCTCGGGGAAATTTTCCACTTGCCCCGGCCTGATGCAACCCGTCTGATGGATATGCAAGGACTCAAACGGAAGACAAAGAAATAG
- a CDS encoding immune inhibitor A, protein MMDTGRHFYRLTAGLCLLLGIMGILFIFQSNAEAASWTETHETLLRALEALRGPKTGSPLSGSPEAPAFEALNAAGVGAELRAQDAAPEPKHLQAAHQAFPNGLVTWDGERPHRILLGGDIRADEKSLDGLIQASLRLIKDHSTLFPVASEDLVLESKAQVSNLWFLIFQQHELGLPVEGGRLDFRWTIDGRLAMLGSDLRNIRPLNPHPTLSEDEAIARAAGAIDRDPQTLIREAVYPVIVPDGEMEQVGDRVAWRMLLRAPGHEYGWWAVWVDAHSGELLNVRNLIHDSTPAAGSVEIYAERFQPGDIMEVFPGVNAMVALKDQGGTLIETTFTDPDGSFDFGDREELDLSYFTMLAGPYCVIKNSSMDDRTPELEIPVGGTGADTLRWYDDGSTWPSERDAFVHLNIAHDITKAWDPGWFGLDFPLSVYVENTDGICNGYYAGDHIVFYAPGGSCPSIGQIADVAYHEYAHGITGTLYWPEFGPADSHEGYSDYYGATITNNPKIGQGFTGPGSYLRDIDEDLVYPDDISGEPHHDGIIISGAFWDLRTDVGPATADYLYHFHRYGKPMNYDDALIEVLIVDDDDGNIYNGTPHFDSILTAFRAHGIGDTSIRIQHNRLPDTEAVNTEIALDATILSLYGLDADSLRIYYRVASTPPVPYTPVDLMDAGGIRNFSAIIPGQSAGTMIEYYISAADTMDHRSTLPAEAPETVYSFYVGTDTVAPTFVMSPLWDGTVDQDSFRVEVDVTDNSARVGSVQIRYLRPSDQVETTKGLTLTEGSTYRAYISPGALSVGDSIPYRIEAIDAAQTPNTGAWPALDQWEAFHLRAGTFNDLESDNGGYTADGDWEWGNPDPIQASPYSGGNVWATGLTNNYSTLVYSMLQLPELDLTAGSGWDRATLEFQHFYKAEWGYDGGQIQVSRNGGQSFRPLTPRGGYPHRNVDAYAGPAYTGDSDGWERVEVPLDNYIGESIVLGFLFGSDVGVEEPGWFLDDIRIVQRQTLAEPADLSADSGWPDRIPLSWSKPPGINTSGDPFLGYNIYRSTTSGQYGTDPLNTAPLQSTQYHDTSAAPMTDYFYIVTALYDEDESLPSNEAMGTSYQAIVSMPYDTLSVVIDGTTDIDTTLTISNAGAGSLNYTVFLADADQDFDDIRLIYTLGSATPDDLVLLHEDPDDNDSTPDIAGLFAGDDDTEVTFLITEYEAHGNPASDFSVVLELDTDLDISTGMPDLNLGADFTVVVGALANAYGFYPGFILNGEGEIAGFPNVIQMDSGGDSIRIALPLSLLGDPTETAVSSFVIDAAFDLVDSQPDPLMASWLSCDAYTGSATPTNPGEIMVTMAAADLPDGDYAARLIIETNDINQPILTVEVKLGVGFTPTFLSFLDFNSLTDGLEIVWSPPIDIGVDGFRLYRRDGVTPGEELISGPTPLRPGADGSYTFFDQDVEPGHSYEYHFVGVHPDGSSMSFGSDFAVFSPEIPQVLSLMPPRPVPFRSQVTLRFGIPKPGEMELAIFDVRGRRVTTLCNGPSKRGVFERTWDARDASGHPVGSGVYFGVLRQDHERRVRRLVLTR, encoded by the coding sequence ATGATGGACACCGGACGTCATTTCTACCGCCTAACGGCCGGACTTTGCCTTCTGCTGGGAATAATGGGAATTCTTTTTATTTTCCAATCAAATGCCGAGGCGGCCTCATGGACTGAAACACATGAGACCCTTCTGAGGGCCTTGGAAGCGCTCCGGGGACCCAAGACGGGATCACCCCTGTCGGGATCACCAGAAGCCCCCGCGTTTGAAGCCCTGAACGCAGCAGGGGTCGGTGCAGAGCTCAGGGCGCAGGATGCCGCTCCGGAGCCGAAGCATCTCCAAGCAGCGCATCAGGCTTTCCCAAACGGCCTGGTCACCTGGGATGGTGAGAGGCCGCATAGAATTCTACTCGGCGGCGATATTCGAGCTGATGAGAAAAGTCTCGATGGATTGATTCAAGCGAGTCTTCGTCTCATCAAGGACCACTCCACTCTTTTTCCCGTGGCCTCCGAGGATCTCGTGCTTGAATCAAAGGCTCAGGTCTCCAATCTCTGGTTCCTCATCTTCCAGCAACACGAACTAGGCCTACCGGTCGAGGGAGGTCGTTTGGATTTCCGGTGGACCATCGACGGCCGGCTGGCGATGCTGGGTTCTGATCTCCGGAATATTAGACCCCTGAATCCCCACCCTACCCTTTCTGAGGATGAAGCGATCGCCCGGGCCGCGGGAGCCATCGACCGGGATCCGCAGACCCTGATCCGGGAAGCCGTCTATCCCGTCATCGTTCCAGACGGAGAGATGGAGCAGGTGGGAGACCGGGTCGCCTGGCGGATGCTGCTTCGGGCCCCGGGGCATGAATATGGTTGGTGGGCGGTCTGGGTCGACGCCCACAGCGGAGAGCTTCTCAATGTCCGAAACCTTATCCACGATTCAACGCCGGCGGCGGGTTCGGTTGAAATCTACGCGGAACGTTTTCAACCCGGTGACATCATGGAGGTCTTTCCCGGTGTCAATGCCATGGTCGCTCTGAAAGATCAAGGTGGGACCCTCATTGAAACGACCTTTACAGACCCCGACGGGAGCTTCGATTTTGGCGACCGCGAAGAACTTGATCTCAGCTATTTCACCATGCTCGCCGGTCCCTATTGCGTTATTAAGAATTCTTCCATGGATGACCGGACACCTGAGCTCGAGATCCCTGTGGGTGGCACCGGCGCCGATACCCTAAGATGGTATGATGACGGATCGACCTGGCCGTCGGAGAGGGATGCTTTTGTTCATCTCAATATCGCGCATGACATCACAAAAGCCTGGGATCCCGGTTGGTTCGGTCTCGATTTCCCATTGTCGGTTTATGTGGAGAACACAGATGGGATTTGCAACGGTTATTATGCGGGTGATCATATCGTTTTTTACGCGCCGGGAGGGAGTTGTCCCTCGATTGGGCAAATCGCTGATGTCGCCTATCATGAATATGCCCATGGGATCACTGGAACCCTGTACTGGCCCGAATTCGGTCCCGCCGACAGCCATGAAGGTTATTCCGACTACTATGGGGCTACTATCACGAATAATCCGAAGATCGGACAAGGCTTCACCGGGCCCGGTTCGTATCTTCGCGACATCGATGAGGATTTAGTCTATCCGGATGACATCAGCGGCGAGCCCCATCACGACGGCATCATCATTTCGGGCGCCTTCTGGGATCTGAGAACGGATGTGGGACCGGCGACAGCCGACTACCTTTATCATTTCCATCGCTACGGCAAGCCGATGAATTATGACGACGCCCTGATTGAAGTCCTGATTGTCGATGACGATGACGGCAACATTTACAACGGAACGCCGCATTTCGACTCTATCCTGACCGCTTTCCGCGCGCACGGGATCGGCGACACATCGATCCGTATCCAGCATAACCGGCTTCCCGACACTGAGGCCGTGAATACAGAAATCGCTCTTGATGCGACGATTCTCTCTCTCTACGGATTGGATGCCGATTCTCTCCGGATCTACTACAGGGTGGCATCGACGCCTCCGGTCCCATACACACCCGTCGACTTGATGGATGCGGGCGGCATCAGGAATTTCTCGGCGATCATTCCAGGTCAATCGGCCGGCACGATGATCGAGTATTACATTTCCGCCGCCGACACGATGGATCATCGCTCAACGCTTCCGGCGGAAGCGCCGGAGACGGTCTATTCGTTCTATGTCGGAACGGACACGGTTGCGCCCACATTCGTTATGTCGCCTCTTTGGGATGGAACGGTCGATCAGGATTCTTTCCGTGTCGAAGTCGATGTCACGGACAACTCCGCCCGCGTGGGATCGGTGCAGATCCGCTACCTTCGTCCTTCAGACCAGGTGGAAACAACGAAAGGTCTCACCCTGACCGAGGGCAGCACCTATCGCGCTTACATTTCCCCCGGCGCCCTATCTGTCGGGGACTCGATTCCGTACCGGATCGAAGCGATCGATGCGGCGCAGACGCCCAATACCGGCGCCTGGCCGGCGCTCGATCAGTGGGAAGCCTTTCATCTTCGGGCCGGCACCTTTAACGATCTTGAGTCGGATAACGGAGGTTATACAGCCGATGGGGATTGGGAGTGGGGCAATCCCGATCCGATCCAAGCGAGCCCCTATTCAGGCGGCAATGTTTGGGCGACGGGTCTGACAAATAACTACAGTACCCTTGTCTATTCGATGCTTCAATTGCCTGAATTGGATCTCACGGCCGGATCGGGTTGGGACAGGGCCACACTCGAATTCCAGCATTTTTACAAAGCGGAGTGGGGTTATGACGGAGGCCAGATTCAGGTCTCCCGCAACGGCGGCCAGTCCTTCCGGCCGCTCACGCCGCGGGGCGGCTACCCGCACCGGAATGTCGACGCCTACGCCGGCCCGGCCTACACGGGGGATAGTGATGGATGGGAACGGGTGGAGGTTCCACTCGACAACTATATCGGAGAGTCCATCGTTCTGGGATTCCTTTTTGGCAGCGATGTCGGTGTCGAAGAACCGGGCTGGTTTCTCGATGATATCCGGATCGTCCAGCGGCAGACGCTCGCTGAGCCGGCCGATCTTTCCGCTGATAGCGGTTGGCCTGACCGGATTCCCCTCAGCTGGTCGAAGCCGCCGGGCATCAATACATCCGGCGATCCATTTCTCGGATATAATATCTACCGCTCCACCACATCCGGCCAATATGGAACCGATCCGCTCAACACGGCGCCGCTTCAGAGCACCCAGTATCATGACACCAGCGCCGCGCCGATGACCGACTACTTCTACATTGTCACTGCGCTCTACGACGAGGACGAAAGCCTGCCTTCCAATGAGGCGATGGGAACGTCTTATCAGGCCATCGTTTCAATGCCATACGATACGCTCAGTGTTGTCATCGACGGCACCACCGATATTGATACGACTCTGACCATCTCCAATGCCGGGGCGGGCTCTCTGAACTACACGGTATTCCTGGCCGACGCCGATCAGGACTTTGATGACATCCGTCTCATCTATACCCTTGGAAGCGCAACCCCGGATGACCTTGTCCTTCTTCACGAGGACCCCGACGACAACGACTCAACGCCCGATATCGCCGGACTCTTCGCTGGAGATGATGATACCGAGGTCACCTTCCTCATCACCGAGTATGAGGCGCACGGGAATCCTGCTTCCGATTTCTCGGTGGTTCTCGAACTCGATACCGATCTGGATATCTCGACAGGGATGCCGGATCTCAATTTGGGGGCCGACTTCACGGTCGTTGTCGGGGCTCTGGCCAATGCCTACGGCTTCTACCCCGGCTTTATTCTCAACGGAGAAGGAGAAATAGCCGGCTTCCCCAACGTCATTCAGATGGATTCGGGCGGCGACTCGATTCGCATCGCCCTTCCTCTGTCGCTGCTGGGAGACCCAACGGAAACGGCGGTCTCTTCATTCGTGATTGACGCCGCCTTTGATCTCGTGGACAGCCAACCCGACCCATTGATGGCGTCTTGGCTCTCGTGTGACGCTTATACAGGATCGGCCACTCCCACAAATCCAGGAGAAATCATGGTCACCATGGCGGCCGCCGATCTGCCGGATGGAGATTACGCCGCCCGGTTGATTATTGAGACCAACGATATCAATCAGCCGATTTTAACTGTTGAAGTCAAACTGGGCGTCGGATTCACGCCGACTTTCCTTTCCTTCCTGGATTTCAACAGCCTCACTGACGGACTGGAGATCGTCTGGTCGCCGCCGATCGATATCGGAGTCGACGGCTTCCGGCTCTATCGCCGCGACGGCGTCACACCCGGTGAGGAGCTTATCTCGGGGCCGACACCGCTGAGACCCGGCGCCGACGGTTCTTATACATTCTTCGATCAGGATGTGGAACCCGGCCATTCCTATGAGTACCACTTTGTCGGGGTCCATCCGGATGGTTCTTCGATGAGTTTCGGCTCTGATTTCGCTGTCTTTTCACCGGAGATCCCCCAGGTTCTCAGCCTGATGCCGCCCCGGCCGGTTCCCTTCCGGTCCCAGGTCACATTGCGGTTCGGAATTCCAAAGCCGGGAGAGATGGAGCTCGCCATTTTTGATGTCCGTGGACGCCGGGTAACTACATTGTGCAATGGCCCCTCCAAGCGAGGCGTCTTTGAGAGGACGTGGGACGCCCGGGACGCGTCGGGACACCCTGTCGGCTCCGGCGTCTACTTCGGCGTTCTTCGACAGGACCATGAACGGCGTGTCAGGCGCCTGGTTTTGACCCGGTAA
- the fabL gene encoding enoyl-[acyl-carrier-protein] reductase FabL, with amino-acid sequence MRCEVTGKIALVTGASRGIGKGIAIKLAEAGATVVINYLRRATQAENLVAEIEKRGGRARAIRANVTNDKELDEMFQVINEEYGCLDILVSNAASGVFRPGTELSRRHWQWTMEINAGSLLPLVQRAIPLMRAHGGHVVAVSSHGAVRAIPYYTAIGASKAALEAVVRHLAAELAPQNIHVNAVSSGVVDTDALKHFPNREELLKESLRRTPAGRLTTPEDVADCVLFLVSPLSKMIHGQTLTVDGGHMILA; translated from the coding sequence ATGCGATGTGAAGTCACTGGAAAGATCGCCCTCGTCACCGGGGCATCCCGTGGGATCGGCAAAGGGATTGCCATCAAGCTGGCGGAGGCCGGAGCAACGGTCGTCATTAACTATCTGAGACGCGCCACCCAGGCCGAAAATCTTGTTGCTGAGATTGAAAAGCGGGGCGGTCGTGCGAGGGCCATCCGCGCCAATGTCACCAATGATAAAGAGTTAGATGAAATGTTTCAGGTGATAAATGAAGAGTATGGATGCCTCGATATTTTGGTTTCCAACGCCGCGTCGGGCGTCTTTCGCCCTGGAACAGAACTCTCCCGCCGTCACTGGCAGTGGACAATGGAGATCAATGCGGGAAGTCTCCTGCCCCTGGTGCAAAGAGCCATCCCTCTGATGCGGGCCCATGGCGGGCATGTCGTCGCCGTCTCGAGTCACGGCGCTGTCCGGGCCATTCCCTACTATACGGCCATCGGCGCCTCAAAAGCGGCGTTAGAGGCCGTTGTTCGCCATTTGGCCGCGGAACTGGCTCCACAGAATATCCATGTGAATGCCGTTAGCTCCGGTGTTGTCGATACAGATGCCCTGAAGCATTTTCCAAATCGTGAAGAACTTCTCAAGGAATCCTTGCGCCGGACCCCGGCCGGGCGCCTGACAACACCTGAGGATGTGGCGGATTGCGTTCTATTCCTCGTCAGTCCCCTATCAAAAATGATTCATGGGCAGACGCTCACGGTCGATGGCGGCCATATGATTCTAGCCTGA